The following coding sequences lie in one Chloroflexaceae bacterium genomic window:
- a CDS encoding transcriptional regulator — protein sequence MTQVAAIRSASQPGPALLPLKLSPPVPRSETLLRPDLQALLAEVRLRPVTLVVAPAGYGKTTLLAQWADELQRTGAHVLWLGLDAEDQAPSLLLAYLVRAFQRHLPEVGEESWRVIHSAADLERDWPVVAGALLSELQTALTTPTFLIIDDLHLISDGPITTALIGYLLRAAPPALHVILASRRMIDISPLPRMRAEGALVEVEQGDLSLNREEAAELLARAGVHLPAGELDLLLQRTEGWVLSVQLAARALARLAPEQRRTYLETLDSSERSLFDYLASEVLANLPPDLLEFLAQAALTDQFDAPLIAEVLGRPDAEALINRCVQLGLPISPVDTGESGAPTYRFHPLWSRLLRERAQQTLGPQALVELHTRYGAAFERRSRLEVAMAHYSAAGDDEAMAGALRRRAWPLIESPQRDSIRAWLESLPVERRERDAELLHMWGWSMAASHPDQALQAISRAAELYSREGNYQRELRALSDVAALIFWEGRPADFADVCVRAVRAANRVRDTWARGAALASTAALLYSRGRYAAALRVAAHATRHPRSVFWQWLLAMIVSSIHTQQGYPEAALTAIGQALEMPQVERDDRLHQNLLLLKALALYQQGQISEAVFVALDAYRRLSVYEQQSVIGVSAAFLALLLAEQGEIEEATTYLSRARSIANANGLAALLTRARVIEAYLARRSGQEAAATAAALDLMRHARAVGADLATAAATRRNQAPGDLAPPAQSTHDLWLQLYLLVVLGEGGETERAANLAAELAAEMLARGDGLFLASVQIYRAALEQRLGHSEAALEALRAGWNLCERHRFGFLPGLPQTVVEQAVASAIEQGLAPEAVGQVLRRQIPRTAPALLMQMLSRHTTPAIRARIATLLGDLGSAQAYATLRTMLKERHPDVRSAAESSLERLVYRPAYRLNVRTLGAFGVWRGDVEIRDRDWRSIKARQLLQLLLVERGRMLPRDRIMDMLWPGLETEAAANNLRVTLSRLTKAIEPNRPEGAPMYYILQQGDTYGFNIESDHGYDAAEFSEAVEQGRAALQRGQRAEAIARFRHAISLYGGPFLPDCLYEDWSVVERERLELLFTEASLRLGALLLEDGNPHEAIGLAWRVLEYDQAQEEAYQLLMRAYGILGERSTALRLYNRCVAALHQELGVEPLPETVAIYQKIRGNHPLTP from the coding sequence ATGACCCAGGTAGCCGCCATTCGATCCGCATCGCAGCCGGGGCCGGCACTGCTCCCGCTAAAACTGTCGCCGCCAGTGCCGCGCAGCGAAACCCTGCTACGGCCCGATCTGCAGGCGCTGCTGGCTGAAGTGCGTCTGCGACCCGTGACCCTGGTAGTCGCCCCGGCAGGGTATGGCAAAACCACGCTGCTGGCCCAGTGGGCCGACGAGTTGCAACGCACCGGCGCACACGTGCTCTGGCTCGGCCTCGATGCCGAGGACCAGGCCCCGTCGCTTTTGCTGGCCTACCTGGTGCGCGCCTTCCAGCGCCATCTGCCCGAGGTGGGCGAGGAGTCGTGGCGCGTGATCCACTCGGCTGCCGATCTGGAGCGCGACTGGCCAGTGGTCGCCGGCGCGCTGCTGAGCGAACTCCAGACGGCGCTGACCACGCCGACGTTCTTAATCATTGACGACCTCCACCTGATCAGCGACGGGCCGATTACGACGGCGCTCATCGGCTACCTGCTGCGAGCCGCGCCACCCGCCTTGCACGTCATTCTGGCCTCGCGGCGCATGATTGACATCTCCCCTCTTCCGCGCATGCGCGCCGAGGGCGCCCTGGTAGAGGTTGAGCAGGGTGATCTGTCGCTGAACCGCGAGGAGGCGGCGGAACTGCTTGCGCGCGCGGGGGTGCACCTCCCTGCCGGGGAACTGGATCTGCTGCTCCAGCGCACTGAGGGCTGGGTGTTGAGCGTGCAACTGGCCGCCCGAGCGCTGGCGCGCCTCGCGCCCGAGCAGCGCCGCACCTACCTGGAGACCCTCGATAGCAGTGAGCGCAGTCTGTTCGACTACCTGGCCTCAGAGGTGCTGGCGAATCTGCCACCGGATCTGCTGGAATTTCTTGCCCAGGCCGCGCTGACCGATCAGTTCGACGCGCCGCTGATTGCCGAGGTGCTAGGACGCCCCGATGCCGAGGCGCTTATCAATCGCTGTGTGCAACTGGGTCTGCCGATCTCGCCGGTTGATACGGGAGAAAGCGGCGCGCCAACATACCGGTTTCATCCGCTGTGGAGCCGACTGTTGCGCGAACGCGCGCAACAAACCCTGGGCCCGCAAGCGCTGGTGGAACTGCACACCCGTTACGGCGCGGCGTTCGAGCGCCGGTCCCGCCTCGAAGTGGCCATGGCCCACTACAGCGCCGCTGGCGATGATGAGGCCATGGCCGGCGCCCTGCGCCGCCGGGCCTGGCCGTTGATTGAAAGCCCGCAGCGCGACAGCATTCGCGCCTGGCTGGAGAGCCTGCCCGTTGAACGACGCGAGCGCGACGCGGAGTTGTTGCATATGTGGGGCTGGAGCATGGCCGCCTCGCATCCCGACCAGGCCCTCCAGGCGATCAGCCGCGCCGCGGAGTTGTACAGCCGCGAAGGGAATTACCAGCGCGAGTTGCGCGCCCTGAGCGACGTGGCCGCGCTGATCTTCTGGGAAGGGCGCCCCGCGGATTTCGCCGATGTCTGCGTGCGCGCCGTGCGCGCCGCCAATCGCGTGCGCGACACCTGGGCCAGGGGCGCCGCCCTGGCCTCGACCGCCGCCCTGCTCTACAGCCGGGGGCGCTACGCCGCCGCCCTGCGCGTCGCCGCGCATGCCACGCGCCATCCGCGCAGCGTCTTCTGGCAGTGGCTGCTGGCTATGATTGTCAGTTCTATCCATACGCAACAGGGCTACCCTGAAGCCGCGCTCACCGCCATCGGCCAGGCCCTGGAGATGCCTCAGGTGGAACGGGACGACCGTTTGCACCAGAATCTGCTGTTGCTCAAGGCCCTGGCGCTCTACCAGCAGGGTCAGATCAGCGAAGCGGTGTTCGTGGCCCTCGACGCCTATCGCCGTCTGAGCGTCTACGAACAACAGAGCGTCATCGGTGTGAGCGCCGCTTTCCTGGCCCTTTTGCTGGCCGAGCAGGGCGAAATAGAAGAAGCAACGACGTACCTTTCACGCGCCCGGAGCATCGCGAATGCCAATGGCCTGGCTGCACTGCTTACCCGCGCCCGGGTGATTGAGGCCTATCTGGCCCGCCGCAGCGGACAAGAGGCCGCCGCCACCGCCGCGGCTCTCGACCTGATGCGACACGCTCGCGCCGTAGGCGCCGATCTCGCGACGGCCGCGGCGACACGCCGGAACCAGGCGCCAGGCGACCTGGCGCCTCCCGCCCAGAGCACGCACGATCTGTGGCTCCAACTCTACCTGCTGGTGGTGCTTGGCGAAGGCGGTGAAACTGAGCGGGCCGCCAACCTGGCCGCCGAGCTTGCCGCAGAGATGCTGGCCCGGGGCGACGGCCTGTTTCTGGCCTCGGTACAGATCTACCGGGCAGCCCTTGAACAACGCCTCGGCCACTCCGAGGCCGCTCTGGAGGCGCTGCGGGCCGGCTGGAACCTGTGTGAGCGCCACCGCTTCGGTTTTTTGCCCGGCTTGCCGCAGACCGTAGTTGAACAGGCCGTCGCCAGCGCCATCGAACAGGGCCTTGCGCCCGAGGCGGTCGGCCAGGTGCTGCGCCGCCAGATCCCCAGGACCGCTCCGGCGTTACTTATGCAGATGCTTTCCAGGCATACTACTCCGGCAATCCGCGCGCGCATCGCCACCCTCCTGGGCGACCTGGGATCGGCCCAGGCCTACGCCACCCTGCGTACGATGCTCAAGGAGCGCCATCCCGATGTGCGGAGCGCCGCCGAGAGTTCCCTGGAACGCCTGGTGTATCGCCCGGCGTATCGCCTTAACGTGCGCACCCTGGGGGCCTTCGGCGTCTGGCGCGGCGATGTCGAGATCCGCGATCGCGACTGGCGCAGCATCAAGGCGCGTCAGTTGTTGCAACTGCTGCTGGTCGAACGCGGGCGCATGTTGCCCCGCGACCGGATCATGGATATGCTCTGGCCCGGCCTTGAGACCGAAGCTGCGGCCAACAACCTCCGCGTCACCCTCAGCCGTTTGACCAAGGCGATCGAACCCAACCGGCCCGAGGGCGCGCCAATGTACTATATCCTGCAACAGGGCGATACGTATGGCTTTAATATCGAAAGCGACCACGGCTATGACGCCGCGGAGTTCTCGGAGGCGGTAGAACAGGGACGCGCCGCGTTGCAGCGCGGGCAACGCGCCGAGGCGATCGCGCGCTTCCGCCACGCCATCAGCCTCTATGGCGGCCCGTTCTTGCCCGACTGCCTCTACGAGGACTGGTCCGTCGTCGAACGGGAACGTCTGGAGCTGCTCTTCACCGAGGCGTCGCTGCGCCTCGGCGCCCTGCTGCTCGAAGATGGCAATCCCCACGAGGCTATCGGTCTGGCCTGGCGCGTGCTGGAGTATGACCAGGCCCAGGAAGAAGCCTACCAACTGCTCATGCGCGCCTACGGCATTCTGGGTGAACGTAGCACGGCGCTGCGACTCTATAACCGCTGCGTGGCCGCGCTGCACCAGGAGCTAGGCGTTGAGCCGCTCCCCGAAACGGTGGCGATCTATCAGAAAATCCGCGGGAACCATCCTCTGACGCCGTAA
- the leuB gene encoding 3-isopropylmalate dehydrogenase: MNYTITVLPGDGIGPEVTAEGVKALQAVGARFGHSFTFQEALIGGAAIDATGVALPPETVAACRAANAVLLGAVGGPKWDDPRASVRPEQGLLGLRKELGLYANLRPVTVHPLLIDASPLRRERLEGVDLLVVRELTGGIYFGEKRRGRDAEGEWASDLCIYHETEIARVVRVAANLARSRNGRLTLVDKANVLETSRLWRSVTSAIVQAEYPDLSYDWMLVDACAMHLLRRPADFDVIVTENMFGDILTDEASMLAGSMGMLPSASLGAGAIGLYEPIHGSAPDIAGQGRANPLATILSVALLLRHSLGLEAEARAVEAAVSAVIEAGILTSDIARPGQAPASTAAVGDAVAERIAA, from the coding sequence GTGAACTACACAATTACGGTACTCCCAGGCGATGGGATCGGACCAGAGGTAACCGCAGAGGGGGTCAAGGCGCTCCAGGCTGTTGGCGCGCGCTTCGGGCACAGTTTCACCTTCCAGGAGGCGCTGATCGGCGGCGCGGCGATTGACGCCACCGGCGTTGCGCTACCGCCTGAAACGGTGGCTGCGTGCCGGGCCGCCAACGCCGTGCTCCTCGGCGCGGTTGGCGGCCCGAAATGGGACGATCCGCGCGCCAGTGTGCGTCCTGAGCAGGGGCTGCTGGGCCTGCGGAAAGAACTGGGGCTGTACGCCAACCTGCGCCCGGTTACGGTGCATCCGCTCCTCATTGACGCCTCGCCGTTGCGCCGGGAGCGTCTGGAGGGCGTGGATCTGCTGGTGGTGCGCGAATTGACCGGAGGGATCTACTTCGGAGAGAAGCGCCGCGGCCGCGACGCCGAGGGCGAATGGGCCAGCGACCTGTGCATCTACCACGAGACCGAGATCGCCCGCGTGGTGCGTGTCGCCGCCAACCTGGCCCGCAGCCGGAACGGCAGGCTTACGCTGGTGGACAAGGCCAATGTGCTGGAGACAAGCCGGCTCTGGCGCAGCGTGACCAGCGCGATTGTTCAGGCTGAGTACCCGGATCTGAGCTATGACTGGATGCTGGTGGATGCCTGCGCCATGCACCTCCTGCGCCGGCCGGCTGACTTTGATGTCATCGTCACCGAAAACATGTTCGGCGACATTCTTACCGACGAGGCCTCAATGCTGGCCGGCTCCATGGGCATGCTGCCCTCCGCCTCCCTCGGCGCGGGAGCGATCGGCCTGTACGAGCCGATCCACGGTTCGGCCCCCGACATTGCCGGCCAGGGCAGGGCCAATCCGCTGGCGACAATCCTCAGCGTAGCCCTGTTGCTCCGCCATTCCCTGGGCCTTGAGGCGGAGGCCAGGGCCGTCGAGGCGGCGGTCAGCGCGGTGATCGAAGCGGGGATTCTTACCAGTGACATCGCTCGCCCGGGCCAGGCCCCGGCGAGCACCGCGGCGGTCGGCGACGCCGTCGCCGAGCGGATTGCCGCGTAA
- a CDS encoding Franean1_4349 family RiPP — MSLEAVQQVIGRAVTDAEFRQQLIDNARAACAGYDLTEEELDALEALDQTSLQAFAGTLDPRLSKTGGRGFI; from the coding sequence ATGTCGCTCGAAGCCGTTCAGCAGGTTATTGGCCGCGCTGTGACCGATGCCGAGTTCCGCCAACAACTGATTGATAATGCCCGGGCCGCCTGTGCGGGCTACGATCTCACTGAAGAAGAACTCGACGCCCTCGAAGCCCTCGACCAGACCAGCCTGCAAGCCTTCGCCGGCACGCTTGATCCGCGCCTCTCCAAGACTGGCGGACGCGGATTTATTTGA